In Rhodococcus pseudokoreensis, the DNA window GTTCTCCTCGGCAGACCTGGTGCCCGCGGTCGAGTTGGCCGCCAGCCGGTTCAAGGAGGTGACCGCGCTCGAGCGGGAGATCTCCGATCTGTCCGAGCGGCTGGAGACCCGCAAGATCGTCGAGCGGGCCAAGGGCGTGCTGATGGACAAGCAGTCCTTGACCGAGCCCGAAGCGTTCAAGTGGATCCAGCGGGCCGCGATGGACCGCCGATCGACGATGAAGGCGGTCGCGCAGGTGGTGCTCGAGACCCTCGGCGGCGAAGCCCCCACGATCTGACCCCGCGAGATCGGCGGCAGCCGGAACGTTTTCGCGTCTTTCACCTCAAGGAAGTCAGCCGCCGGCGGAGAAGTCCGCGGAGCGGCTGACGTCGGCCCACGCGAGGGCCTCGGCGGCGCGTTCGCGGGACGACTTCTCGGCCATCTCGACGGCGCCGGCCCCGAGCAGCAGGCGCAGTGGGGCGTCCTCGGCGGCAACCACATCCATGATGATCCGAGCGGCCCGCGCCGGATCTCCCGGCTGGGTGCCGTCGGAGTCCTCCCGGTAGCGGTTCATCGCGCCGACCGTCGCCTCGTAGTCGGGTCCGACGGAACTGCGCCGCATCGACGAGCCCTGCCAGTCGGTGCGAAACGCCCCGGGTTCCACGATGAGCACCTTCACCCCGAACGGTCTCACCTCGGCCGCCAGCACTTCGGAGAACCCCTCGACGGCGAACTTCGCGGCCTGGTATGCGCTCAGCCCGGGTGTGCCGCCGACGCGGCCCCCGACGGAGGAGAACTGCACGAAGCAGCCGCTGCGCTGCTCGCGCAGGATCGGCAGTGCGGCCCGGGTGACGTTGACGACGCCGAAGAAGTTGGCGTCGACCTGCTGCCGGAAGTCGTCGTCGGTCATCTCCTCGATCGGGACGCTGTTGGCGTAGCCGGCGTTGTTCACCACGACGTCGAGGCCGCCGAATTCGGCGACCGCGGTCGCAACGGCCGTGCGGGCGGCCGCGGCGTCGGTGACGTCGAGGGCGACGGTCCGAATCCGGTCGCCGCACGCGTCGAGTAGGTCGGCCAGCTGTTCGGGCTTGCGGGCGGTGGCGACGACGTTGTCGCCACCGCGC includes these proteins:
- a CDS encoding oxidoreductase, whose protein sequence is MTKTWLITGSSRGFGRELATAVLRGGDNVVATARKPEQLADLLDACGDRIRTVALDVTDAAAARTAVATAVAEFGGLDVVVNNAGYANSVPIEEMTDDDFRQQVDANFFGVVNVTRAALPILREQRSGCFVQFSSVGGRVGGTPGLSAYQAAKFAVEGFSEVLAAEVRPFGVKVLIVEPGAFRTDWQGSSMRRSSVGPDYEATVGAMNRYREDSDGTQPGDPARAARIIMDVVAAEDAPLRLLLGAGAVEMAEKSSRERAAEALAWADVSRSADFSAGG